The following coding sequences lie in one Arachis ipaensis cultivar K30076 chromosome B03, Araip1.1, whole genome shotgun sequence genomic window:
- the LOC107631121 gene encoding alanine--glyoxylate aminotransferase 2 homolog 1, mitochondrial, with translation MATMRALLKKTVAIAKPSNSRPYSSSIGTYAAATANAVEPPQLPPFDYQPRPYHGPSADEVLAKRKKYLGPSLFYYYQKPLNIVEGKMQYLFDDSGRRYLDAFAGIVTVSCGHCHPQVLNAITEQNKLLQHATTIYLHHAIADFAEALAQKMPGNLKVVYFVNSGSEANELAMMMARLYTGNLGMISLRNAYHGGSSSTIALTALNTWKYPIPEGEIHHVMNPDPYRGIFGPDAKSYAKDVQDHIDYGTSGRVAGFIAETIQGVGGAVELAPGYLNLVYDIVRKSGGVCIADEVQTGFGRTGSHYWGFETQGVIPDIVTMAKGIGNGLPLGAVVTTPEIASVMNQKIQFNTFGGNPVCSAGGLAVLRVLDQEKRQAHCADVGSHMLERLRLLMQKHEIIGDVRGRGLMVGVELVTDRKEKTPAKSETAVLFEKLRELGVLVGKGGLHGNVFRIKPPMCFTKDDADFVVDAMDYAISKL, from the exons ATGGCAACGATGCGAGCGTTACTCAAGAAAACCGTCGCAATAGCCAAGCCTAGCAATTCGCGACCTTACTCTTCTTCCATTGGAACTTACGCCGCAGCCACCGCAAACGCTGTTGAGCCGCCACAACTTCCGCCCTTCGATTACCAGCCCCGGCCCTACCATGGACCTTCCGCCGATGAAGTCTTGGCCAAGCGCAAAAAATACCTCGGTCCTTCCTTGTTCTACTACTATCAGAAACCT CTGAATATTGTGGAGGGGAAAATGCAGTATCTTTTTGACGATAGTGGAAGGCGTTATCTTGATGCTTTTGCGGGCATAGTTACTGTCTCTTGCGGACACTGCCATCCTCAAGTTTTAAATGCTATCACAGAGCAGAACAAGCTTCTGCAACACGCTACAACCATATATCTACACCATGCAATTGCTGATTTTGCTGAGGCCTTGGCCCAAAAGATGCCTGGAAACCTTAAG GTTGTTTATTTTGTAAATTCCGGCTCAGAAGCAAACGAATTGGCAATGATGATGGCTCGTTTATACACTGGTAATCTTGGTATGATTTCTTTGAGGAATGCATATCATGGGGGAAGTTCTAGTACAATTGCCCTGACTGCTCTCAACACCTGGAAGTACCCTATTCCAGAG GGTGAAATTCATCATGTTATGAATCCGGATCCATACCGTGGAATCTTTGGCCCTGATGCTAAGAGTTATGCCAAAGATGTTCAAGATCATATTGACTATGGAACTTCAGGAAGAGTTGCTGGATTTATTGCTGAAACAATTCAG ggAGTTGGAGGAGCAGTTGAACTAGCACCTGGATACTTAAATCTTGTCTATGACATTGTGCGGAAGTCTGGTGGTGTCTGCATTGCTGATGAAGTGCAAACTGGGTTTGGTCGTACAGGAAGCCACTATTGGGGATTTGAGACACAAGGTGTCATTCCTGACATAGTTACCATGGCAAAG GGTATTGGCAATGGTTTGCCGCTAGGAGCTGTAGTTACAACTCCAGAAATAGCAAGTGTGATGAATCAAAAGATTCAGTTTAACACTTTTGGTGGGAACCCTGTCTGTTCTGCTGGGGGACTTGCAGTTCTCAGGGTTCTTGATCAGGAGAAGCGTCAGGCGCATTGTGCTGATGTTGGTTCTCACATGCTTGAGCGTTTGAGATTGCTTATGCAAAAACATGAAA TCATTGGAGATGTGAGGGGAAGAGGTTTAATGGTTGGGGTAGAGTTGGTTACTGATCGAAAAGAGAAGACACCTGCAAAGTCTGAAACTGCTGTATTATTCGAAAAACTTAGAG AGCTTGGTGTTCTAGTTGGGAAAGGAGGACTGCATGGAAATGTCTTTAGAATTAAGCCACCAATGTGTTTTACCAAAGATGATGCAG ATTTTGTTGTGGATGCCATGGACTATGCTATATCCAAGTTGTAA
- the LOC107631122 gene encoding transcription factor TGA1 isoform X1 codes for MNSPTSHFVPPRRMGVYDPIHQISMWEENFRSNVSLSASTLLIDDAEIKFDNQSEYASHGIPGTSKQYDQEANRLADKIQRRLAQNREAARKSRLRKKAYVQQLESCRVKLMQLEQEVDHAKQQGLHIGGTGLGSNSLGFAASLNSGIANFEMEYGRWLEERNRHTLALRNALSSHMGDVELGELVDGTMNHYFKLFGMKSAAAKADAFYVMSGMWKSSAERFFFWIGGFRPSEILKILVPRIETMTEQQRSDISNLGKSCQQAEDALSQGMDKLQQMVSESVAAGQLEEQTNTPNMSTAMERLAALVSFVNQADHLRQETLLQMSRILTKRQAARWLLALGEYFQRLQALSSFWANRPSKPAECLIP; via the exons ATGAATTCTCCAACTTCACACTTTGTTCCCCCAAGAAGGATGGGAGTATATGATCCAATCCACCAGATTAGTATGTGGGAAGAGAATTTCAGAAGTAATGTTAGTTTAAGTGCATCAACGCTCTTAATTGATGATGCGGAGATTAAGTTTGACAATCAG TCAGAATATGCTTCTCATGGAATACCAGGAACATCTAAACAATATGACCAAGAAGCTAACAGACTTGCTGATAAG ATACAGAGACGCCTTGCACAAAATCGAGAGGCTGCTCGTAAGAGTCGTTTGCGCAAAAAG GCCTATGTACAGCAACTAGAATCATGTCGCGTGAAGCTAATGCAGTTAGAGCAAGAGGTTGATCATGCAAAACAACAG GGATTACATATTGGTGGTACTGGATTGGGTTCTAATAGTTTGGGTTTTGCTGCCTCTTTAAATTCAG GAATAGCAAACTTCGAGATGGAGTATGGACGTTGGCTAGAAGAGCGGAATAGACATACCTTGGCACTTAGAAATGCTTTAAGTTCTCATATGGGTGACGTAGAACTCGGAGAACTTGTAGATGGCACAATGAACCACTATTTTAAACTCTTTGGCATGAAATCTGCTGCTGCAAAAGCTGATGCTTTCTACGTTATGTCCGGCATGTGGAAATCATCAGCCGAACGATTTTTCTTCTGGATTGGAGGCTTTCGCCCCTCAGAAATTCTAAAG ATTCTGGTACCTAGGATTGAAACCATGACAGAGCAACAAAGGTCAGACATAAGCAACCTTGGAAAATCTTGTCAGCAAGCAGAAGATGCCCTTTCACAAGGCATGGACAAACTTCAACAAATGGTTTCAGAATCTGTAGCAGCAGGACAACTTGAAGAACAAACTAACACTCCAAACATGTCTACTGCAATGGAGAGATTGGCAGCTCTAGTGAGCTTTGTGAACCAA GCTGATCATCTGCGACAGGAAACATTGCTGCAAATGTCTCGAATACTTACAAAACGGCAGGCTGCGAGGTGGCTTCTTGCCTTGGGGGAATATTTTCAACGCCTGCAAGCTTTGAGCTCTTTCTGGGCTAATCGTCCTTCCAAACCTGCTGAGTGCTTAATACCTTAG
- the LOC107631122 gene encoding transcription factor TGA1 isoform X2, with the protein MNSPTSHFVPPRRMGVYDPIHQISMWEENFRSNVSLSASTLLIDDAEIKFDNQSEYASHGIPGTSKQYDQEANRLADKIQRRLAQNREAARKSRLRKKAYVQQLESCRVKLMQLEQEVDHAKQQGLHIGGTGLGSNSLGFAASLNSGIANFEMEYGRWLEERNRHTLALRNALSSHMGDVELGELVDGTMNHYFKLFGMKSAAAKADAFYVMSGMWKSSAERFFFWIGGFRPSEILKILVPRIETMTEQQRSDISNLGKSCQQAEDALSQGMDKLQQMVSESVAAGQLEEQTNTPNMSTAMERLAALVSFVNQETLLQMSRILTKRQAARWLLALGEYFQRLQALSSFWANRPSKPAECLIP; encoded by the exons ATGAATTCTCCAACTTCACACTTTGTTCCCCCAAGAAGGATGGGAGTATATGATCCAATCCACCAGATTAGTATGTGGGAAGAGAATTTCAGAAGTAATGTTAGTTTAAGTGCATCAACGCTCTTAATTGATGATGCGGAGATTAAGTTTGACAATCAG TCAGAATATGCTTCTCATGGAATACCAGGAACATCTAAACAATATGACCAAGAAGCTAACAGACTTGCTGATAAG ATACAGAGACGCCTTGCACAAAATCGAGAGGCTGCTCGTAAGAGTCGTTTGCGCAAAAAG GCCTATGTACAGCAACTAGAATCATGTCGCGTGAAGCTAATGCAGTTAGAGCAAGAGGTTGATCATGCAAAACAACAG GGATTACATATTGGTGGTACTGGATTGGGTTCTAATAGTTTGGGTTTTGCTGCCTCTTTAAATTCAG GAATAGCAAACTTCGAGATGGAGTATGGACGTTGGCTAGAAGAGCGGAATAGACATACCTTGGCACTTAGAAATGCTTTAAGTTCTCATATGGGTGACGTAGAACTCGGAGAACTTGTAGATGGCACAATGAACCACTATTTTAAACTCTTTGGCATGAAATCTGCTGCTGCAAAAGCTGATGCTTTCTACGTTATGTCCGGCATGTGGAAATCATCAGCCGAACGATTTTTCTTCTGGATTGGAGGCTTTCGCCCCTCAGAAATTCTAAAG ATTCTGGTACCTAGGATTGAAACCATGACAGAGCAACAAAGGTCAGACATAAGCAACCTTGGAAAATCTTGTCAGCAAGCAGAAGATGCCCTTTCACAAGGCATGGACAAACTTCAACAAATGGTTTCAGAATCTGTAGCAGCAGGACAACTTGAAGAACAAACTAACACTCCAAACATGTCTACTGCAATGGAGAGATTGGCAGCTCTAGTGAGCTTTGTGAACCAA GAAACATTGCTGCAAATGTCTCGAATACTTACAAAACGGCAGGCTGCGAGGTGGCTTCTTGCCTTGGGGGAATATTTTCAACGCCTGCAAGCTTTGAGCTCTTTCTGGGCTAATCGTCCTTCCAAACCTGCTGAGTGCTTAATACCTTAG